aattatttttgttggtgtttgtaattttattaaatttacaattaagtttttatatttttttttagttgggttTTTATactgttattaattttataattaagtcttTTCTAGTGTAAAAAGTATTAGAGTTAactgaatatttttttgtaaattaaaaatatccataattaaaaatttaattaaatttttgaccgcatatattttgtgaaaaatattctatttattttaacatttttgacatgaaaataatctaattataaaattgaaaaagtataaagattcaattaaaaagaaaaaatatataaaaacctaattaaaaatttgataaaattataggaattaacaaaataattaaaccaaattataattttaggaAGTATAAGTCTTTGTATAAGATTGGATCAGGTAGTGGTTTTGAGAGTTGAATTTTGACAAAGGTTAGAGTAAAGTTTAAGTAAGAATATTTCTAGTCTTAAGTACTGGTTTAGGCAGTATAATCTTTGCTAACAGAATTGAATACTGGTATAAATTATCATATATCATCCAATCATATTCATATCTCCTCATAGTatgaagagcttatttactttcttTTCCTTCAAAAAGTCATTAATATAGAAAAATTTAAGGTTGATTTGGtgaattttgtattttattaaaaagttgtctatcttgtttgactttttaaaaatagtCTGCCAAAAGTtgtaataattatatttaataaaattaataaaaggattttaataaacataaattacaataatatttggttatattattttcaaaatttaaaataataatagtcatatatgtaataaaaaataaaagtattatataaaaatatattaaattttttaattgtgtaagtacaaattaaatttaaaaaatatatattcactATTAGTAtagaataaatattaaaatataaaatacatattaaaaataaattaaattatacatatatttatatataaatatatgataaCTGATACTTATAGTATttttgtgtgtatatatatatatatatattaaattttaccAAATGTGAAGAATACCTTGAATAAcaacttaaaaataaaacaaaattcataccttgtaataaaataatcttttatttaatttactcTAATTGAACTTGAGTTAGAAGTTAGAGTAGCTTGTGATATGTGAATGCAATATTCTCAACATAACATGGCGTGAATTAATATGTGATTGCCACGAATTTGTTTGATttaaacaaaaacagaaaataaaaactttGGAATTGATTCATACGCAAAATCCATCACCTTTATATActttttgttattgttattagtGTTTACTTGTTCTTGAAGCTAAAGGCCATGGCTGCATGAACCTGTTTGACTTTGGAGTCCTCGGAATGTGTTCCATAACTCTACTTCCTTGGCGGTCCTTGAATCCCGCATTCTATTCATCAATGTCATGTTCATATTCATGTTTATCTTCATCAATTATTCAATTCTCAACTACATACCTTCATTATTGCTcaattcatcttcttcatcattCCCCTTTGCGTGTTCTTCAAAAAGGCTTGAATGCATACGTGTTCTTTCCACTCTTTattcacttctcttcatctgGGTATGCTCCATTTAGTTCAAAGTTTCTACCTTTTGTGAATGATCACTGTTTTAGAAATCTAATtagctgctgctgctgctgcatAAACAGTAAGAATCTACTCTTCTTCAGGTTTTTATAATCTCTTGATGTTTTGAACTCTATGATATGTTTGGAAATTGAGTAATGAGTAGTATCATGCTTTTCAGATTTGTTTGTTCTTTAGCTTTTATGCTGAATTCTTGCATCTTGAATCTTGTTCTTCCAACTGTGCTGTGTGTGAATTGCATGACCCTTCACATGGTTTCTTCACAATGCTGGAATTTGTTATGCTCCTAAGAAACTTTGTTGGAATTTGGAAAATTGGACCTGCTTTAATGAAATGTTCTGTTTTTGCTTATTactatatttttagttttttaccTTAGTTACACAAATGACATATTATTTTCATAACAGAATCTTAGAATATTGTAAAAACAAGATCTTAGTCAATAAACTTGATTGTCTTTTGATTCTACTCTTATATTGCAGGTTGATGATTAATATGTCGTCTGATTATAAGTTAGACATTGTTGATCATCATCATGACCCTGAAGAACTAGCACTAGATGATGAAAACCCTAATGCAGTGCACACAATTTTCAATGGAATTCATGAGCAAGCCAAGATGCTCAACAATTTTGCAACCAACCTAGAGCGTAGAGCTTTGAATGATAGGTGCCAACCCAATCTTCTAAGATCATTTtcacttaattcttgctttGATGTTCTGTTTTGGTTAGGAGTGATTGCAAGTACTTATTCAACCATGGTAGCATGTTTTTAATCTCATAGTACTATAAATTGATAATGATTCTTTTAAGGACAATATAATGCAAGTGATGTGTTAAACACATTCATGATTCATTTCTAAAGCAGATTTCTGAAAACTAGTAAAGTTACAGAAGACGACGAGGACGAAGGACGTCGCTTGCATAGATCGGCTAAGAAGTCCGGGCCGCTTATCTCCGGCACGGCATACTGTATTTCTTCCTGCAGCATGATAATGCTAAACAAAATTGTTCTATCAAGTTATAATTTCAATGCAGGAATATCACTTATGTTTTATCAAGTTAGTTAGTTTTCTAACCTTTTTTTTGTTCGTTTACTACTTTTAAGTGTCATTCTTGGAATACGTGGTTATTCCAAAAATAACACTTAAAAAAATAGACAGAGAGATAGTATATGAAAGGTTCTTCGTCGATATAACTTCTTTTGTGCTTTGTAGAACCTTATTAGCACTCTGGTTGTGGTTCTGTTGTCGCTTTTCGGCCGAATTTCGGTTGAAAGGATAAATTGGAGGCTGGTTAGAGTCTGGATCCCTGTCAATGTCATATTTATTAGCATGCTTGTATCAGGCATGTATAGGTATGCAAGAATAATCaactctctcttttttcttttaagatcTAAGAAGATTTGGATATGATGATCATTAGAGAAACCATTTTTTTATATGGTGAACTATTTTCAATTTGCAGTTTGAAGTTCATAAATATTGCAATGGTGACAATTCTCAAGAATGTGACAAATATCTTGACAGCAATTGGAGAATTATATTTGTTTAGgaaacatcaaaattcaaaagtctGGGCTGCCATGTTTCTCATGGTAAATAGAATTTTCATTCTTCTTACATCATAATTATATATACTCACTTATTTAAATTTAGTTAAGATACAACATTAACATTCTTGATACAGATTATCTCCGCCGTGAGTGGCGGCATTACGGATCTTTCATTCGACGGTGTTGGCTATGCTTGGCAGATTATCAACTGTGTTCTTACTGCAAGTTATTCTGTATGTAGATTTTAGTCCTTTGCTTTAATTTCATATTCTTATCGGGTTAAACTTTTAGAATAAAGttttgttaaaatataattaggatcaattaggatcaattagtattatttagtatatctgaatatttattataggagattatgtctttattattacgattctctTAGTACCTATAAATATCCTCTTATATTGTATTATTCTAGACAATTTGAATAGATAACTTGAATACACTCAATAAGATTCTAACAAGTTCGATCCACGAGTAATAAGGCCTATGCAAGATTCATGCAAATctatgtattttttttcgatCAATTTAAACTTTTGTAATGAATAATTTCATGACAGAAACATACTATAATGGAATGAAATGCTTTGTGACAGCTTACCCTTAGATGGGTGATGGATGAAGCAAAGAAAGCAACAAAATCAGGATCTCTAAATGAAGTTTCAATGGTGTTGCTGAATAATTTGTTGTCTCTACCTCTGGCCATAGTTCTGATCTTTGTTTTTGGCGAGTTGGATTATGTAATACATGCGTGAGTGATACGTTTCTTAGTCTCAGAAACTCAATCAGAATCCTAACTAGTTGTTTATGGTGTCTTGATTATGATTATGGTTGGTATTATGTTGTAGCAATGTGGTGAAGTTGCCAATGTTTTGGGGAGTTGCAACTGCAAGTGGATTCATTGGACTTTCTATCAGCTTCACATCAATGTGGTTCTTGCATCAAACTGGACCTACCACATATAGGTAATTAATTTCATCTACTTCAAATAATTTAATACATGGATTGCATAAGGGAGCTTCAGAATTTCTTAGTGGCAGAGTGTATATCAGTATTCCGAGTTAAGGAAAAAACACTGAGTCGGTTAAAATGGGTCAAATTTATGGTACTAGTTCGTTAATTCGACTTAAACGAATAAACTTTTGTCTTtaaaattaaggctataaaaataaggcaataaaaaaaatttgattcgattaaccaaaataaaaatggtCAAACGGATCATTCTACAAACTAAAGAGTttgcatttttttaaaaaaatcaacatttttttttaattttttattgattcgACTTAAAGATCCGACTTATCAACTTAaaaatctttatttatttaaattctttttgttcAAAAATTGGTTTTTTAGTGATCTAGCTAATTTGCCAGCTCtagaaaatactaaaaattttacTAATAGTTTTGGGTATTTTCATACTTAGCTAAAGGAGTCAAAAGAATTAGTTGATTCCACACAACATCTATCCAAATAAGATTGGATATCTTTtgtaatttttgtattttttattttttagaaaaaaaaagactaTATTGTCAATTTACCATAACTAAAGAACTTAGAGATTTGTTAATcaaagtaaaattttaaatgttacTTCTTAATCTATGAAAAACTTTACAAGATGTCaagccaaaaaaaaaatccaattttttttctctaaatttctaatgtcTCTGTTATAATTGTGTATGTTCAAAACATATAGTCTTGTAGGTTCCTTAAACAAGATTCCAATCTCCATTGCTGGCATTTTAGTGTTCAAGGTTCCACTAAGTATATCAAATTTGTTCAGCATCTTATTTGGTAATTTATCACAACACCTccttgttattattattattgtctagtttctcttttaatttcttttatcttatattgaTAATGCacattattataatattttcaGGCCTCTTTGCTGGTGTATTCTTTGCAAAAGCTAAGATGTCATGATCCCAGAAGCTATCATTATTATAAGttataatgaaaataatatGTACCAATTAATTGTGATATATAGAGTCACATATATGAAAATAGTTCATTATTTATCATACACCGCAAGGTCAAGGTGAATAGTTGAAAGAAGCACGCAAGATTTATACTCATAAAGAATAATATCAGCgagttttattattattattattattattattattattattattattattattattattattattattattatacgtAGACACaggaattatatata
Above is a genomic segment from Arachis stenosperma cultivar V10309 chromosome 1, arast.V10309.gnm1.PFL2, whole genome shotgun sequence containing:
- the LOC130945999 gene encoding GDP-mannose transporter GONST2-like; translated protein: MINMSSDYKLDIVDHHHDPEELALDDENPNAVHTIFNGIHEQAKMLNNFATNLERRALNDRFLKTSKVTEDDEDEGRRLHRSAKKSGPLISGTAYCISSCSMIMLNKIVLSSYNFNAGISLMFYQNLISTLVVVLLSLFGRISVERINWRLVRVWIPVNVIFISMLVSGMYSLKFINIAMVTILKNVTNILTAIGELYLFRKHQNSKVWAAMFLMIISAVSGGITDLSFDGVGYAWQIINCVLTASYSLTLRWVMDEAKKATKSGSLNEVSMVLLNNLLSLPLAIVLIFVFGELDYVIHANVVKLPMFWGVATASGFIGLSISFTSMWFLHQTGPTTYSLVGSLNKIPISIAGILVFKVPLSISNLFSILFGLFAGVFFAKAKMS